The following proteins are encoded in a genomic region of Cervus elaphus chromosome 15, mCerEla1.1, whole genome shotgun sequence:
- the LOC122709392 gene encoding LOW QUALITY PROTEIN: cytoplasmic dynein 1 intermediate chain 2-like (The sequence of the model RefSeq protein was modified relative to this genomic sequence to represent the inferred CDS: deleted 1 base in 1 codon), with the protein MSDKSELKAELECKKQQLAQIREEKKRKEEERKKKETDQKKEAVAPVQEESDLEKKKKKRREAEALLQSMDLTAESPIVPPPMSPSSKSVSTPSEAGSQDSGDGAVESRRGPIKLGMAKITQVDFPPREIVTYTKETQTPVMAQPKEDEEEDDDVVTPKPPIEPEEEKTLKKDEESDSKAPPHELTEEEKQQILHSEEFLSFFDHSTRTVERALSEQINVFFDYSGRDLEDKEGEIQAGAKLSLNRQFFDERWSKHRVVSCLDWSSQYPELLVASYNNNEDAPHEPDGVALVWNMKYKKTTPEYVFHCQSAVMSAMFAKFHPNLVVGGTYSGQIVLWDNRSNKRTPVQRTPLSAAPHTHPVYCVNVVGTQNAHNLISISTDGKICSWSLDMLSHPQDNRELVHKQSKAVAVTSMSFPVGDVNNFVVGSEEGSVYTACRHGSKAGISEMFEGHQGPITGIHCHSAVGAVDFSHLFVTSSFDWTVKLWTTKNNKPLYSFEDNSDYVCDVMWSPTHPALFACVDGMGRLDLWNLNNDTEVPTASISVEGNPALNHVRWTHSGREIAVGDSEGQIVIYDVGEQTAVPRNDEWARYGRTLAEINANRAGAEEEAATRIPA; encoded by the exons ATGTCTGACAAAAGTGAATTAAAGGCAGAGTTGGAATGTAAGAAGCAGCAGTTGGCTcaaatcagagaggaaaagaagaggaaagaagaagaaagaaagaaaaaggaaactgatCAGAAGAAGGAAGCGGTTGCTCCTGTGCAAGAAGAATcagatcttgaa aaaaaaaaaaaaaaaagaagagaagctgaagcATTGCTTCAAAGCATGGATCTAACTGCAGAATCCCCCATTGTCCCTCCTCCTATGTCTCCATCCTCCAAATCTGTGAGCACACCAAGCGAAGCTGGGAGCCAGGACTCTGGAGATGGCGCGGTGGAATCTAGACGAGGACCTATTAAACTTGGAATGGCTAAAATTACACAAGTTGACTTTCCTCCTCGTGAAATTGTAACATACACAAAGGAAACTCAGACTCCAGTTATGGCTCAACccaaagaagatgaagaagaagatGATGATGTGGTGACTCCTAAACCACCTATTGAACCTGAGGaagagaaaactttaaagaaagatgaagaaagtgaTAGTAAAGCTCctcctcatgagctgactgaagAAGAAAAGCAGCAAATCTTGCACTCTGAggaatttttaagtttctttgacCATTCCACAAGAACTGTAGAAAGAGCTCTTTCAGAGCAGATTAACGTCTTCTTTGACTATAGTGGAAGAGATTTGGAAGACAAAGAAGGAGAGATTCAAGCAGGTGCTAAACTGTCATTAAATCGACAATTTTTTGACGAACGTTGGTCAAAGCATCGGGTTGTTAGTTGTTTGGATTGGTCATCTCAGTATCCAGAATTACTGGTGGCTTCCTATAACAACAACGAAGATGCTCCTCATGAGCCTGACGGTGTGGCCCTTGTATGGaatatgaaatacaaaaaaactacTCCAGAGTATGTGTTTCACTGCCAGTCAGCCGTTATGTCTGCTATGTTTGCAAAATTTCATCCAAATCTGGTTGTGGGTGGTACATACTCAGGCCAGATTGTGCTGTGGGATAACCGTAGCAATAAAAGAACTCCCGTGCAGAGGACTCCGCTGTCAGCTGCACCACACACGCATCCTGTGTATTGTGTAAATGTTGTTGGAACGCAGAATGCTCACAATCTGATTAGTATCTCTACTGATGGAAAAATTTGTTCGTGGAGTCTGGACATGCTTTCCCATCCACAGGATAACAGGGAATTAGTTCATAAACAGTCAAAGGCAGTCGCTGTGACATCTATGTCCTTCCCTGTTGGAGATGTCAACAACTTCGTTGTTGGAAGTGAGGAAGGTTCTGTGTACACAGCATGTCGCCATGGCAGCAAAGCTGGAATCAGTGAGATGTTCGAGGGACATCAAGGACCAATTACTGGCATTCATTGTCATTCAGCTGTTGGAGCAGTGGACTTCTCACATCTTTTTGTCACTTCATCATTTGACTGGACAGTAAAACTTTGGACAACTAAAAATAACAAGCCTTTGTATTCATTTGAAGATAATTCAGACTATGTTTGTGATGTTATGTGGTCACCCACTCACCCAGCCCTGTTTGCCTGTGTGGATGGCATGGGTAGGCTGGATTTGTGGAATCTCAATAATGACACAGAGGTGCCAACTGCAAGCATTTCTGTGGAAGGTAATCCTGCTCTTAATCATGTAAGATGGACCCATTCTGGAAGAGAGATTGCCGTGGGTGATTCTGAAGGACAGATTGTTATATATGATGTGGGAGAGCAGACTGCTGTCCCCCGAAATGATGAATGGGCACGGTATGGCCGAACACTTGCAGAAATTAACGCAAACCGAGCGGGTGCAGAGGAGGAAGCAGCCACCCGAATACCTGCTTAG